The following coding sequences are from one Haliotis asinina isolate JCU_RB_2024 chromosome 3, JCU_Hal_asi_v2, whole genome shotgun sequence window:
- the LOC137277008 gene encoding NXPE family member 4-like encodes MIYQNHSSLWQVFAEYRAKNLTEATQCSVRQEKSFMNKWCNFTSENDGHSYYCRKSKIKQLTCNTWSHSYSENGIYAPLNTTERSILGLSVVNPRDDVLQSSVNVSVNGAPNNVELKAATTPCRKLPSVITWQQKSPNGFFMKNKWHSLLCSDTLPRTVDAYRQCLKGKTLWLHGDSTSRQFKDALHSVLRFPSHADGHVPATDTDVKHNFSISWQAHELPFYHGNRRYNTSTNQGQHVMMDRLPNTTKDIVVLYMYVHFTLVHPDVFRRHVQRLVPSVKNLLARAPNVTIAVRGPHAFFRPKLGLLSYWGLLYTNIWHEAFASLQHKLVYLDFWDMTMAKSSRNFHPPMGTVKEMVHNMMSLLCFRK; translated from the exons ATGATATACCAAAATCATAGCAGTCTATGGCAGGTTTTTGCTGAGTATCGAGCAAAAAATCTCACGGAGGCAACACAGTGCTCAGTAAGACAAGAAAAATCTTTCATGAACAAATGGTGTAATTTCACGAGTGAGAACGATGGACACAGCTATTACTGCAGGAAGTccaaaataaaacaattaaCGTGTAATACATGGTCGCATTCATATAGTGAAAACGGGATCTACGCTCCACTCAATACGACCGAGAGGAGTATTCTTggttt ATCTGTGGTGAATCCCAGAGACGATGTTTTACAGAGTTCAGTGAATGTATCAGTCAATGGAG CTCCTAATAATGTTGAGCTGAAGGCTGCAACAACTCCCTGTAGAAAGCTACCATCGGTGATTACATGGCAACAAAAGTCGCCGAATGGCTTCTTTATGAAGAATAAGTGGCATTCACTGTTATGTTCGGACACCCTTCCCCGCACCGTTGATGCTTACAGACAATGCTTGAAAGGAAAGACGCTCTGGCTTCATGGGGATTCTACAAGTCGTCAGTTTAAAGACGCTCTTCATTCAGTTTTACGCTTCCCTTCACATGCCGACGGACACGTGCCTGCAACAGACACAGATGTTAAGCATAATTTTTCAATTTCCTGGCAGGCTCACGAGCTACCGTTCTATCATGGAAATCGACGCTATAATACCTCAACAAACCAGGGACAACACGTCATGATGGACCGTCTCCCGAACACAACCAAGGACATCGTAGTGTTGTATATGTACGTTCATTTCACGCTTGTCCACCCGGATGTATTCAGGCGACATGTTCAGAGACTTGTTCCTTCAGTAAAGAACCTTTTGGCACGCGCTCCTAATGTTACAATTGCAGTTCGTGGACCACATGCATTTTTTAGACCTAAGCTTGGTTTGTTATCTTACTGGGGTCTTCTGTACACAAATATTTGGCATGAGGCGTTTGCTTCTCTTCAACACAAGCTTGTTTATTTAGATTTCTGGGACATGACAATGGCTAAATCATCCCGGAATTTCCACCCACCGATGGGTACCGTGAAGGAAATGGTCCACAACATGATGTCACTTCTgtgtttcagaaaatga